In Moorena sp. SIOASIH, the following proteins share a genomic window:
- a CDS encoding DUF4129 domain-containing protein, translating to MSTGSFEKNSLDWQLQLLQRQFGEWWELTMSQVPLDQPQSSLPSWLLSPILGQGIRITFWLLVAVILSWLGVRLLRGLHPYISYYYQQLTQAANRVTKRPVPELSVVNWWERSQNYQQQGNYTEACRCLYMGMLQQLHDTGIAPRYPSRTDGEYLQLIQQLPQPKPYQILLITHQQLCFSNAEVSSQVFERCKEAYQQIKVVRVAWPKGQVSRMKDEIS from the coding sequence ATGTCTACTGGTTCTTTTGAAAAAAACAGTTTGGATTGGCAGTTGCAGCTGCTGCAACGACAATTCGGGGAGTGGTGGGAACTGACAATGTCTCAGGTGCCTCTTGACCAACCCCAAAGCTCACTGCCATCTTGGTTACTGTCTCCTATACTAGGTCAGGGGATTAGGATAACGTTTTGGTTACTTGTTGCTGTAATCCTAAGCTGGCTAGGGGTGCGGCTGTTGAGAGGATTACATCCTTATATTAGTTATTATTACCAGCAACTGACTCAAGCTGCAAACAGAGTGACAAAACGACCAGTTCCAGAATTATCAGTGGTCAATTGGTGGGAGCGATCGCAAAACTATCAGCAGCAGGGTAACTACACCGAAGCCTGTCGTTGCTTGTATATGGGGATGTTGCAGCAATTACACGATACTGGCATTGCCCCTCGCTATCCCAGTCGCACGGATGGAGAATATCTACAACTCATCCAGCAATTACCGCAACCTAAACCATACCAAATCTTACTGATCACCCACCAGCAGTTATGTTTTAGTAACGCCGAAGTCTCTAGTCAGGTTTTTGAACGGTGCAAGGAGGCTTATCAGCAGATAAAGGTTGTTCGCGTAGCGTGGCCGAAAGGCCAAGTATCAAGGATGAAGGATGAAATTTCCTAA
- a CDS encoding DUF4350 domain-containing protein, translating into MKFPKRRLGVISAIAIVVLMIITLVAAPANNKINSGSTYSRAPYGYGAWYAYMAKRGTPVQRWQKPFEDLANQTDAQGSVTLLRVTSWLTVDAIYGKEREWIKQGNTMVILGVKQPVTEAAFSTVQEASTGKVKVNTRRRYKGNQGKKILSDRFGAVVWEKPIGDGRVIFATTFDLAANAYQDFPANYELLAQLVTPLKAEGNLTNQNPVWVDEYLHGYKDVDVIKREVGETLFSYLAKTPLLPAFIQGLIILLVAIWALNRRFGQPLTLSEPVVDNSEAYIRALAGVLQKAGSSEFVLEVVGKDEQLQLQKALGLGQTLLEEQALIDAWVEQTGRPATELKQLLEIQSSKRRIRESDLLKWLGKWQKIRLD; encoded by the coding sequence ATGAAATTTCCTAAGCGTCGGTTAGGGGTAATTAGTGCGATCGCAATCGTAGTACTAATGATCATTACCCTGGTAGCTGCTCCAGCTAATAATAAAATCAATAGCGGTTCTACTTACAGCCGCGCTCCCTATGGCTATGGCGCTTGGTACGCTTACATGGCAAAACGGGGAACTCCTGTACAGCGTTGGCAAAAACCCTTTGAGGATTTAGCGAATCAGACGGATGCTCAAGGCTCGGTTACCTTATTGCGTGTCACTAGTTGGTTGACAGTAGATGCTATTTATGGTAAAGAGCGAGAATGGATTAAACAGGGCAATACGATGGTGATTTTGGGAGTCAAGCAGCCGGTGACAGAGGCTGCTTTTAGTACTGTCCAAGAGGCTTCAACGGGAAAGGTTAAGGTTAACACCAGGCGGCGATACAAGGGTAATCAGGGGAAGAAAATTTTAAGCGATCGCTTTGGTGCTGTGGTTTGGGAAAAGCCTATTGGTGATGGTAGAGTTATCTTTGCCACTACATTCGATCTTGCTGCCAATGCCTATCAGGACTTTCCGGCTAACTATGAATTATTAGCGCAACTAGTTACTCCCTTGAAAGCAGAGGGGAATTTAACTAACCAAAATCCGGTTTGGGTCGATGAATACCTCCACGGTTACAAAGATGTAGATGTGATCAAGCGAGAGGTAGGTGAGACTCTATTCAGTTATTTAGCGAAAACCCCTCTATTGCCAGCCTTTATCCAAGGATTAATCATTCTTCTGGTTGCCATCTGGGCTCTGAATCGCCGCTTTGGACAACCATTGACCTTATCTGAACCAGTTGTGGATAACAGCGAAGCCTACATCCGAGCATTAGCAGGTGTTTTGCAAAAAGCAGGCAGCAGTGAGTTTGTGTTGGAAGTTGTGGGAAAAGACGAACAACTGCAACTGCAAAAAGCACTGGGATTAGGACAGACTCTGCTGGAGGAGCAAGCTCTAATTGATGCCTGGGTTGAGCAAACTGGACGTCCAGCTACAGAACTGAAACAATTGCTGGAAATTCAATCTAGTAAACGTCGTATTAGGGAGTCAGACTTACTAAAATGGCTGGGAAAATGGCAGAAAATTCGTCTTGATTGA
- a CDS encoding SRPBCC domain-containing protein, with amino-acid sequence MTSLYTDIDINVPRQKVWQILFHKQQWKYWNTFLFDCDSSLRFEQGKEVFLSLRRLPNEEETEFEPLVTQVQPGVCLSWVSSIPGFRSECVFDLQEIGVGRTKYVHKHSYSGILSRVFLPFIREDELRGIKRMAWELKRYAEGF; translated from the coding sequence ATGACAAGTCTCTATACTGACATTGATATCAATGTCCCAAGGCAGAAGGTTTGGCAAATTTTGTTCCATAAACAGCAGTGGAAGTACTGGAACACGTTTCTATTTGATTGTGACTCAAGTTTACGGTTTGAGCAGGGCAAAGAAGTCTTTCTGTCGCTGCGACGGCTTCCCAATGAAGAAGAGACAGAATTTGAGCCATTGGTGACTCAGGTCCAGCCTGGTGTGTGTCTAAGTTGGGTGTCTTCTATCCCTGGCTTTCGTAGTGAATGTGTATTTGATTTGCAAGAAATAGGAGTGGGTCGTACTAAATACGTCCACAAACACTCTTATTCAGGTATATTGTCTCGGGTGTTTCTACCGTTTATCCGAGAGGATGAGTTACGGGGTATTAAACGAATGGCATGGGAGTTGAAGCGTTATGCTGAGGGGTTTTAG
- a CDS encoding dynamin family protein, whose protein sequence is MKNQIIDQVLYNHKLDIDHLLQDLQKFASQINKPELQSKIRTIQKNSNEPFLLVIVGEVKAGKSSFINALLQENICKTDVEPCTDVIQQIVYSEQQFEKEISPTLRKIGLPIDILKTISIVDTPGTNTILDNHQEITENYIPNSDLVFFVFFAKNPYHKTAWELLDYVSEQWGKKVVFILQQSDLTKPEELSRNTQRVKDYASQRHIESPIVFATSAELENNGNEEGSGFRDVRRFINDMVTGGETYKIKLKSISDRTQNVIDELDHELKSIQRQLELDKSSVERIKTKLAVGEKKSQDEITKLVDKLAANYDLVAEQIKSDFSAGFTFPKLINKSVVGTVNKNASIQAWIDQIKAKYEPELQVSLEETLKEETHHFLGDIKNLIDSLIKDLNTIQNYSSNSNISIRVMERRHEVFEDVKQKASKLLEDAEFINTLKSNASGVATNILGGAAVTVIAGLFMAITEIVILDLIGAAFAGVGILFSGGALYLKRKMIISKISQKLDSDKNKLISDIHQQLNLKSSLIYEEIKRVFGDLDDYVEQEEEGIEPILKDYRTIQSKAKDLLLIG, encoded by the coding sequence ATGAAAAATCAAATTATTGATCAAGTTTTGTACAACCACAAACTTGATATTGATCACCTGTTACAAGATTTGCAGAAATTTGCTAGTCAAATCAATAAACCGGAATTACAGTCAAAAATAAGGACGATACAAAAAAATAGTAATGAACCGTTTTTATTAGTTATTGTTGGAGAAGTAAAAGCCGGAAAAAGTAGCTTTATTAATGCCCTACTTCAAGAAAATATTTGTAAAACTGATGTTGAGCCATGTACGGATGTTATTCAACAAATTGTTTATTCAGAGCAGCAGTTTGAAAAAGAGATTAGCCCAACGTTACGAAAAATTGGTTTACCGATTGACATATTGAAAACTATATCAATTGTCGATACTCCCGGAACGAATACGATTCTGGACAACCACCAAGAGATTACTGAAAACTATATTCCTAACAGTGATTTAGTGTTTTTTGTATTCTTCGCTAAGAATCCCTATCATAAAACAGCTTGGGAACTTCTGGATTATGTTAGTGAGCAATGGGGTAAAAAAGTAGTCTTCATACTTCAACAGTCTGATTTAACTAAACCAGAAGAATTAAGCCGAAATACTCAGAGAGTTAAAGACTATGCTAGTCAACGACATATTGAGTCTCCTATAGTTTTTGCGACATCAGCGGAATTAGAAAACAATGGAAATGAAGAGGGGAGTGGGTTTAGGGACGTGAGACGATTTATTAATGATATGGTTACCGGTGGGGAGACTTACAAAATTAAACTGAAATCAATTAGCGATCGCACTCAAAACGTGATTGATGAATTAGACCATGAATTAAAATCTATCCAACGGCAACTAGAGCTGGATAAATCATCAGTAGAACGAATCAAAACTAAATTAGCTGTTGGTGAAAAAAAGTCTCAAGATGAGATTACTAAACTGGTGGATAAGTTAGCCGCTAACTATGATCTAGTTGCTGAGCAAATAAAATCCGATTTTAGCGCTGGTTTCACCTTTCCTAAACTAATCAATAAGTCCGTTGTTGGTACCGTTAATAAAAATGCCTCGATCCAAGCCTGGATCGATCAGATCAAGGCCAAGTATGAACCAGAGCTACAGGTCTCGTTAGAGGAAACTTTAAAAGAGGAGACACACCATTTTTTAGGGGATATTAAAAACCTAATTGATTCCTTAATAAAAGATTTAAATACTATCCAGAATTATTCCAGTAATAGCAATATATCTATCCGAGTTATGGAGCGCCGTCATGAGGTGTTTGAAGACGTTAAGCAAAAAGCATCTAAGCTCCTTGAAGATGCTGAGTTTATCAATACCTTAAAATCTAACGCTAGTGGAGTAGCTACCAATATATTAGGTGGAGCGGCGGTGACAGTAATTGCTGGCCTATTTATGGCGATAACCGAAATAGTAATATTGGATCTTATCGGTGCTGCGTTTGCCGGAGTTGGGATTTTATTTTCCGGGGGAGCGCTTTATCTTAAAAGAAAAATGATAATTAGCAAGATTAGCCAAAAATTAGACAGTGATAAAAATAAGTTGATCTCAGATATTCATCAGCAACTGAACTTAAAGTCTAGTCTGATCTATGAAGAAATAAAAAGAGTATTTGGAGATTTAGATGATTATGTTGAACAGGAAGAAGAAGGAATAGAACCTATCCTTAAGGACTATAGAACAATCCAGAGCAAGGCTAAGGATTTATTATTGATTGGTTAA